A portion of the Halococcus saccharolyticus DSM 5350 genome contains these proteins:
- the rqcH gene encoding ribosome rescue protein RqcH produces the protein MDPKRELTSVDLAALVTELGTYAGAKLDKAYLYGDDLLRLKLRDFDRGRVELLIEVGETKRAHVVDPDNVPDAPGRPPGFAKMLRNRLSGADFAGVSQFGFDRVLTFEFEREDQNTKIVAELFGEGNVAVLDANDEVVDCLNTVRLQSRTVAPGATYEFPSSRFNPLAVDSDGFAARMAESNTDLVRTLATQLNFGGLYAEELCTRAGVEKERAIEDSDEEEFSALYEATERLTDQLSSGAFEPRLYREDDQPVDVTPFPLEERADLDSEGFDSFTAALDAYFVALDTTEDEEGGGRERPDFEDDIERQQRIIEQQEGAIEDFEDQADAERAKAESLYAHYDLVDEILSTVRNAREQGTGWDDIEERFAEGADRGIAAAEAVDGVTPSEGTVTVDIDGRSVELDPRDGVEQNADRLYKEAKRVVGKKEGAEEAVAETRAELEALQRRRDEWESADENETESTDTDEDEDIDWLTRRSIPVRQNEQWYERFRWFRTSDGFLVLGGRSADQNEDLVKKYLERGDRFFHTQARGGPVTVLKATGPSEPTEEVEFSESTLEETAQFAVSYSSVWKNGRFAGDAYMASPDQVSKTPESGEYLEKGGFAIRGDRTYFRDTAVGVAVGIVCEPETRVIGGPPTAIESRAETSITVEPGQYAQNDAAKRLYREFRERFADTSFVRKVASPDLIAEFLPPGGSRMTEE, from the coding sequence ATGGACCCGAAGCGCGAGCTCACCAGCGTCGACCTCGCCGCCCTCGTCACCGAACTCGGGACGTATGCGGGCGCGAAGCTCGACAAGGCCTATCTCTACGGCGACGATCTCCTCCGATTGAAGCTCCGTGATTTCGACCGCGGTCGAGTCGAGCTCCTGATCGAGGTCGGCGAGACCAAGCGCGCCCACGTCGTCGATCCCGACAACGTTCCCGACGCGCCCGGTCGGCCGCCAGGCTTCGCGAAGATGCTCCGGAACCGACTCTCCGGCGCGGACTTCGCTGGCGTCTCGCAGTTCGGCTTCGATCGCGTGCTCACGTTCGAGTTCGAGCGCGAGGACCAAAATACGAAAATCGTGGCCGAGCTGTTCGGCGAGGGTAACGTCGCGGTGCTCGACGCGAACGACGAGGTGGTCGACTGCCTCAACACCGTCCGGCTCCAATCGCGGACCGTCGCACCTGGCGCGACCTACGAGTTCCCCTCCTCGCGCTTCAACCCGCTCGCCGTCGACAGCGACGGGTTCGCCGCACGGATGGCCGAGTCGAACACCGACCTCGTGCGGACGCTCGCCACACAGTTGAACTTCGGTGGGCTGTACGCCGAGGAGCTCTGTACCCGCGCTGGCGTCGAAAAGGAACGCGCGATTGAGGATTCGGACGAGGAGGAATTTTCGGCGCTCTACGAGGCGACCGAGCGCCTCACCGACCAGCTTTCGAGCGGCGCGTTCGAGCCCCGCCTCTACCGTGAGGACGACCAACCTGTGGACGTGACGCCGTTCCCGCTGGAGGAGCGTGCTGACCTCGACAGCGAAGGATTCGACTCGTTCACCGCGGCGCTCGACGCGTACTTCGTGGCGCTCGACACGACCGAGGACGAGGAGGGCGGCGGCCGGGAGCGCCCCGACTTCGAGGACGACATCGAGCGCCAGCAGCGGATCATCGAACAACAGGAGGGCGCGATCGAGGACTTCGAGGACCAGGCCGACGCCGAGCGCGCGAAGGCCGAGTCGCTGTACGCCCACTACGATCTCGTCGACGAGATCCTCTCGACCGTCCGGAACGCACGAGAGCAGGGCACGGGCTGGGACGACATCGAGGAGCGCTTCGCCGAGGGAGCCGACCGCGGAATCGCGGCCGCCGAGGCCGTCGACGGCGTCACACCGAGCGAGGGGACCGTGACCGTGGACATCGACGGTCGGTCGGTCGAACTCGACCCCAGAGACGGCGTCGAGCAGAACGCGGATCGCCTCTACAAGGAGGCAAAGCGCGTCGTGGGCAAGAAGGAGGGCGCGGAGGAGGCAGTCGCCGAAACCCGCGCGGAACTCGAAGCACTCCAGCGCCGCCGCGACGAGTGGGAATCTGCCGACGAGAACGAGACCGAATCAACCGACACCGACGAGGACGAGGACATCGACTGGCTCACCCGTCGGTCGATCCCCGTCAGGCAGAACGAACAGTGGTACGAGCGATTCAGATGGTTCCGCACGAGCGACGGCTTCCTCGTGCTCGGCGGGCGCAGCGCCGACCAGAACGAAGATCTCGTGAAGAAGTACCTCGAACGTGGCGATCGGTTCTTCCACACCCAGGCCCGCGGTGGCCCGGTCACGGTGTTGAAGGCGACGGGGCCGAGCGAGCCCACGGAGGAAGTCGAGTTCTCCGAGTCGACCTTAGAGGAGACCGCGCAGTTCGCGGTCTCGTACTCGTCGGTCTGGAAGAACGGACGGTTCGCCGGCGACGCGTACATGGCGAGCCCGGACCAGGTCTCGAAGACGCCTGAAAGCGGTGAATACTTGGAGAAGGGTGGGTTCGCGATCCGTGGCGACCGGACCTACTTCCGGGATACTGCGGTCGGGGTCGCGGTCGGGATCGTCTGCGAGCCCGAAACCCGCGTGATCGGCGGACCACCGACGGCGATCGAGTCGCGTGCCGAAACGTCGATCACCGTCGAACCGGGTCAGTACGCCCAGAACGACGCGGCGAAGCGCCTCTATCGCGAGTTCCGCGAGCGGTTCGCCGACACGTCGTTCGTCCGGAAGGTCGCGAGCCCCGACCTGATCGCGGAGTTCCTGCCGCCCGGCGGCAGCCGGATGACCGAGGAGTAG
- a CDS encoding tRNA uridine(34) 5-carboxymethylaminomethyl modification radical SAM/GNAT enzyme Elp3: protein MSTETTDPTESEAFERTCEALIERILEGDLERDGVEAAKREACAEFSSPKVPKNSELLDRAPEGRREELEEVLQRKPVRTASGVSPVAIMTSPQGCPHGKCLYCPGGPDSEFSSSQSYTGHEPAAARGVQNDYDPYGQVTLRLNQLREIGHPVDKVELILMGGTMTARSHDYQEWFVKRALEAMNDFDPEAEPNPSDTESFAQDPEEYDFEYLEDVIAENERGRVRNIGTTFETKPDWCDPEQIDRMLDLGGTKVEVGVQTTYDEINRAMHRGHGTKASVDANRRLRDAGFKVGFHMMPGQPGMDREMCIEDFRRLFEEPEWRPDYLKIYPMLIVRGTATYDMWRRDDFEPLDNETAAELVAEIKSMIPKYVRLQRVQRDIPADFIDAGVWKSNLRQLARQRMTEHDWTCDCIRCREVGMNDEPPANVERDVLTYESGGGTEHFISYEDPDRDLLVGFCRLRFPNDPVRRELQNAAIVRELHVYGSMVQVGDESADWQHRGYGEKLLHHAESMAAGTGFDKLSVISGIGAREYYHDRGYHQDGPYVSKRL, encoded by the coding sequence ATGAGCACCGAGACGACCGACCCAACCGAATCGGAGGCATTCGAGCGGACCTGCGAGGCGCTGATCGAGCGAATTCTGGAGGGAGACCTCGAACGCGACGGCGTCGAGGCCGCAAAGCGCGAGGCGTGTGCGGAGTTCTCCTCGCCGAAAGTGCCGAAGAACTCCGAGCTTCTCGATCGCGCGCCCGAGGGCCGGCGCGAGGAGTTGGAAGAGGTGCTCCAGCGAAAACCCGTTCGGACTGCCTCCGGTGTCTCGCCGGTGGCGATCATGACCTCGCCGCAGGGCTGTCCCCACGGCAAGTGTCTTTACTGTCCCGGCGGCCCCGACTCGGAGTTTTCGAGCTCGCAGAGCTACACCGGCCACGAGCCTGCCGCGGCGCGCGGCGTCCAGAACGACTACGATCCCTACGGCCAGGTCACCCTCCGACTCAACCAGCTCCGCGAGATCGGCCATCCCGTCGACAAGGTCGAACTGATACTGATGGGCGGAACGATGACTGCCCGGAGCCACGACTACCAGGAGTGGTTCGTGAAGCGCGCACTGGAGGCGATGAACGACTTCGATCCCGAGGCCGAACCCAATCCCTCCGATACCGAGAGCTTCGCCCAAGACCCCGAGGAGTACGACTTCGAGTATCTGGAAGACGTGATCGCCGAAAACGAGCGCGGTCGTGTCCGGAACATCGGGACGACGTTCGAAACCAAGCCCGACTGGTGTGACCCGGAGCAGATCGATCGAATGCTCGACCTCGGCGGAACGAAGGTCGAGGTCGGCGTCCAGACCACCTACGACGAGATCAACCGCGCGATGCACCGCGGCCACGGCACGAAGGCCTCCGTCGACGCCAACCGCCGGCTCCGGGATGCGGGGTTCAAAGTCGGCTTCCACATGATGCCCGGCCAGCCCGGGATGGATCGCGAGATGTGCATCGAAGATTTCAGACGGCTGTTCGAGGAGCCCGAGTGGCGGCCGGACTACCTCAAGATCTACCCGATGCTGATCGTGCGCGGGACGGCGACCTACGACATGTGGCGACGCGACGACTTTGAGCCACTCGACAACGAGACCGCCGCCGAGCTGGTCGCCGAGATCAAGTCGATGATTCCGAAGTACGTCCGGCTCCAGCGGGTCCAGCGCGACATCCCGGCGGACTTCATCGACGCGGGTGTCTGGAAGTCGAACCTCCGCCAGCTCGCGCGCCAGCGGATGACAGAGCACGACTGGACGTGTGACTGCATCCGGTGTCGCGAGGTCGGAATGAACGACGAGCCGCCCGCGAACGTCGAGCGCGACGTTCTGACGTACGAATCCGGTGGTGGCACGGAACACTTCATCAGCTACGAGGACCCGGATCGCGATCTGCTGGTGGGCTTCTGTCGGCTTCGATTCCCGAACGACCCGGTGCGACGCGAACTACAGAACGCGGCGATCGTGCGTGAACTCCACGTCTACGGATCGATGGTACAGGTCGGTGACGAGAGCGCGGACTGGCAACACCGGGGCTACGGCGAGAAGCTCCTCCACCACGCCGAGTCGATGGCTGCCGGCACGGGCTTCGACAAACTCAGCGTCATCAGCGGCATCGGTGCGCGCGAGTACTACCACGATCGCGGCTACCACCAGGACGGCCCGTACGTCTCGAAGCGGTTATGA
- a CDS encoding DUF4383 domain-containing protein: MSEETPTRQDRFATRLGLFLTAVGVRGLSRERVLGLVGMNRLHAVEHIAVGVAGIAAGASRRGRSYSGIVAVALLAEVVLGLLPWTKDWFRDLFNADRRTTAVQLVVALVSLRSFRSDSE, translated from the coding sequence ATGAGCGAAGAGACACCGACTCGCCAGGACCGGTTCGCGACCAGACTCGGCCTCTTCCTCACGGCCGTCGGCGTCCGAGGGCTCTCGCGCGAGCGCGTCCTCGGGCTCGTGGGGATGAACCGACTGCACGCGGTCGAGCACATCGCGGTCGGCGTCGCGGGCATCGCTGCAGGGGCGTCGCGGCGCGGACGGTCGTACTCGGGCATCGTGGCTGTCGCCCTCCTCGCCGAGGTCGTGCTCGGGCTCCTCCCGTGGACGAAAGACTGGTTCCGTGACCTGTTCAACGCGGACCGCCGGACGACTGCCGTGCAGCTGGTGGTGGCGCTCGTCTCGCTGCGGTCCTTCCGCAGCGACAGCGAGTGA
- a CDS encoding GrpB family protein, whose amino-acid sequence MVGLERGTVELVPYDPGWKREYTAEVERLESLVGDRVVKFEHAGSTAIEGLAAKPIIDMLAVVDDLDAEADLVAVLENHGYEHRSNDDVPDRLFLVKGPRTARTHYLSLAEYASDCYLEQVVFRDHLRSHPGLAAEYEELKRRLADAHPDDRESYTDAKSSFIEHVLERAMDGA is encoded by the coding sequence AACGAGGAACGGTCGAACTCGTCCCGTACGACCCTGGCTGGAAGCGAGAGTACACGGCGGAAGTCGAACGGCTCGAATCGCTCGTCGGCGATCGAGTGGTCAAGTTCGAACACGCCGGGAGCACCGCGATCGAGGGGCTGGCGGCGAAACCGATCATCGACATGCTGGCGGTCGTCGACGATCTCGATGCGGAGGCCGACCTCGTTGCTGTACTCGAAAACCACGGGTACGAACACCGATCGAACGACGACGTGCCGGACCGACTGTTCCTCGTGAAGGGGCCACGAACCGCCCGAACGCACTATCTCTCGCTCGCAGAATACGCAAGCGACTGCTATCTCGAACAGGTCGTGTTCCGTGATCACCTCCGATCTCATCCCGGGCTCGCGGCGGAGTACGAGGAACTGAAACGCCGGTTGGCCGACGCACATCCCGACGATCGGGAGAGCTACACCGACGCGAAGTCGTCGTTCATCGAGCACGTTCTCGAACGGGCGATGGACGGGGCGTAG
- a CDS encoding NAD(P)/FAD-dependent oxidoreductase, whose product MTDHGNEQEATVAIVGAGAAGAGAAYALENTVAEVTVFEKSRGVCGRAATRRKNDCRYDHGANYFKDEDFRVTELATEILDTDGLVEAEGPIWTFDASGTVSEGRDVDDHKWTYRAGITQLAKRLFGRTEVTIEKSTRVGGIERVDGGWTLADTDGTDLGRYDSLLLTPPAPQTADLLAATKWDDDLRRDLETAIRNVSFRPTITAVLHYSFEIDRPYYALVNTDKDHEIGWCSREECKPGHVPDGESLLIVQLGADWSADRIDDPPAETVADAADLTADLLDDDRLTDPDWTDYQGWRYAQPGGAVAAEPLDRAAEHDLFFAGDWVAGEGRVHLALRNGLDTGEWIANRLMS is encoded by the coding sequence ATGACTGATCACGGGAACGAACAGGAAGCAACGGTCGCTATCGTTGGGGCGGGCGCGGCGGGTGCGGGGGCGGCGTACGCGCTGGAAAACACCGTGGCTGAGGTCACCGTTTTCGAAAAAAGCCGTGGAGTCTGCGGCCGTGCCGCCACCCGCCGCAAGAACGACTGTCGGTACGACCACGGTGCGAACTATTTCAAAGACGAGGATTTTCGAGTGACCGAACTCGCCACCGAAATCCTCGACACTGATGGCCTGGTGGAGGCCGAGGGCCCGATCTGGACGTTCGACGCCAGCGGGACGGTCAGCGAGGGTCGTGATGTCGACGACCACAAGTGGACCTACCGTGCGGGGATCACCCAGCTCGCGAAGCGGCTGTTCGGTCGGACCGAGGTCACGATCGAGAAGTCGACTCGCGTCGGCGGTATCGAGCGCGTCGATGGGGGGTGGACGCTCGCGGACACCGACGGCACCGATCTCGGCCGATACGATTCGCTGCTTCTCACCCCGCCCGCACCGCAGACTGCCGACCTACTTGCAGCCACCAAATGGGACGACGACCTCCGTCGTGACCTCGAAACCGCCATCCGGAACGTATCCTTCCGGCCGACTATTACCGCGGTACTGCACTACTCCTTCGAGATCGATCGGCCGTACTACGCGCTGGTCAACACCGACAAGGACCACGAGATCGGGTGGTGCTCGCGCGAGGAGTGCAAACCGGGCCACGTCCCCGACGGCGAGAGCCTCCTGATCGTCCAGCTAGGAGCGGACTGGTCGGCCGATCGGATCGACGACCCGCCCGCCGAAACCGTCGCCGACGCTGCCGACCTCACCGCCGACCTGCTTGACGACGATCGCCTCACCGACCCGGACTGGACCGACTATCAAGGCTGGCGCTACGCCCAGCCAGGCGGCGCGGTCGCGGCCGAGCCGCTCGACCGCGCCGCGGAGCACGATCTCTTCTTCGCTGGCGACTGGGTGGCGGGCGAGGGACGGGTCCACCTCGCGCTCCGGAACGGGCTCGACACCGGTGAGTGGATCGCGAATCGGCTGATGTCGTGA